In the genome of Pseudopipra pipra isolate bDixPip1 chromosome 4, bDixPip1.hap1, whole genome shotgun sequence, one region contains:
- the ZNF638 gene encoding zinc finger protein 638 isoform X3 has translation MGRSRPRRLYRAGRLPACPAAGVAPPLRARRARAVPPAEARGAGRAPSAPRAAAVRGARRVPPRAAPGAAPGAFNALPAALSRFPGGGGRGASRGCARDEDWILHQNNPSHIESCRKLRQQYPEWNPEAHSSSRNAGDRKENQTPKHRSSSSSPSRRRYRPGGSGYPPLRRWRSRSRSPGRFRRPRSRSPPRYPRRPSPRHRSRSPQRSRGSLRPGSRSRRSSSSERSSRRASRSQDRKAALEAVMKTLGPEFLAEFKKHKSLQAAVQGSLGSGRSSSTHGPPGKVSGSVKKPLKTSAAPKAPKKDGSAAPGPSSASAKPEESAQNKEGEEDEEDESAGSSKPQSASYNRLLREDLLSCGTVLQISDLPDDGFSDQDIKKLVQPFGKVSDLIVLRSRNEAYLEMNYKEAVIAAVKFGETQPVLLNGKRIRISVAEKPRAAPGQVKKTIKKRVLTVKKTSASTKKVPTTSTKTPKPLAGKKEKLKKSAVPGERKVKKTPSAAEPAEDGDPEPPAEPGLEAEGAEPSDPRSVPEEDGIPEPAVPMESQPSPSPVPEPPGTGTPGEESTDPAGKDLEDLCVVLVSNLPDKGYSVEEVSNLAKPFGGLKDMLVLSSHKKAYLEINRKAADSMVKFYTCFPMSLDGKQLSISMVPQHQTVRDEEAIFTALIKDSDPQVNTESIHNQFVHLGNLPDDGYRELEVVCVGLRFGKVDHYVVLKNKNKAILQLDTPRSARSMHSFLQQYPYSMGEHTLSCSLSPRGDPAQAEAGKRDPKREEGSRASAGSKKSPEGSGVVPRAAADPPGEPRGAKRGATPASSGTEEIPAGQTEPPEPQPGGAARESPGSLARTAGEDLDPGIGVPLKPAGTRSPGERSEEKPLPPSSAGTEEAPKGPPEPKLLEKGSKEGDEESSAPAVEALGSASRAEGDPAGRGGIPAAGEAAGASPGAASPGDEGAPVDTVSPAVTQPANELAAPGKSPAPEPGKSNPETSGAPVAERRPVPKTREAPGKRLDVAGAEEGVLKAGHAAEENPGKLLGKAGLELEKQLGKAAAKAGAALEDAPSAVGGSNAGSSVKSHQNKGMGAANPDRSHPGAALSPFLSLKEPAVGKTLLRAVVSIPDIFKARAPAKSSEPSPGKGGEQNPPRAEGQAGGDKKTPSKAAQPAAGSAQGRGGGSSAVDGQGGSGRSSSQQEKDSQVESRAGSKQSQEGESGTPGTEEDPGSTQGPGGDRTSGTGSSGNQKEEEELFPFNLDEFVTVDEVVEEVESPVVPRRNPPRGKRKEGAKPSPSEPVSKRRKGKSSGAKGEPSFVTLDEIGEEEDAPAPPGDPQGLLVVDEVLEEEELSEAVKDPQALLTLDEISEQEEPGAPRDLPPPAFKERDLKAEPLVTVDEIGEVEELPLNEPAELGGDEGKGGTDFASSQLPDDPAGLVTVDEIQEDNEDNPLVTLDEVNEEEDDFLADFNHLKEELNFVTVDEVGDEEEEEENPSPGKGAHKEEDEEDIVAVAGPEEEEMAASAGPEEEDIVAVAGPEEIGILGDPNPEEEISAVSKPKAAQLGSGGAEPEPKQKKATVLGDPTRQSTPKGKPRGTTPNSPGFPALDILVPKAGFFCQICSLFYADEPSMIQHCRTPLHRQNMEKFMAKQQDNAGEEPSSR, from the exons GACTGGATCCTGCACCAGAACAACCCTTCCCACATCGAGAGCTGCCGCAAGCTCCGCCAGCA GTACCCGGAATGGAACCCCGAGGCTCACTCCTCCAGCAG GAATGCCGGGGACAGGAAGGAGAACCAGACCCCGAAGCAccgctccagctcctccagcccgAGCCGGCGCCGGTACCGCCCGGGGGGCTCGGGGTACCCCCCCCTGCGGCGCtggcgctcccgctcccgcagccccgggcGCTTCCGCCGGCCCCGCAGCCGCAGCCCCCCCCGGTACCCGCGCCGGCCCAGCCCCCGGCACCGCTCCCGCTCCCCGCAGCGCTCCAGGGGCTCCCTGAGGCCcggctcccgctcccgccgctcctcCAGCTCCGAGCGCTCCTCCCGCAGGGCCAGCCGCTCCCAAG ACAGAAAGGCAGCACTCGAGGCCGTCATGAAAACCCTGGGGCCGGAGTtcctggcagagttcaagaaacacAAATCACTCCAGGCAGCTGTGCAGGGATCCTTGGGGTCGGGGAGATCCTCATCCACTCATGGCCCCCCGGGGAAGGTGTCTGGGAGCGTGAAGAAGCCACTGAAGACAAGTGCTGCTCCAAAGGCTCCCAAGAAGGACGGCTCTGCCGCGCCCGGGCCGAGCTCTGCCTCGGCCAAACCGGAGGAATCGGCCCAAAacaaggagggggaagaggatgaggaagatGAATCCGCAGGGAGCAGCAAACCTCAGTCTGCTTCTTACAACAGG ctgctgagggaggaCCTGCTGAGCTGCGGGACCGTCCTGCAGATCTCGGACCTGCCGGACGACGGGTTTTCCGATCAGGACATCAAAAAGCTGGTGCAGCCCTTCGGCAAAGTGAGCGACCTGATCGTGCTGCGCTCCAGGAACGAG GCCTACCTGGAGATGAACTACAAGGAGGCCGTGATCGCCGCCGTCAAGTTCGGGGAGACGCAGCCGGTGCTGCTCAACGGGAAACGCATCCGGATCAGCGTGGCCGAGAAACCCCGGGCTGCCCCCGGCCAG GTCAAAAAGACCATTAAAAAACGAGTTCTGACTGTTAAAAAAACTTCAGCAAGTACCAA AAAAGTTCCAACCACCAGCACcaagacccccaaacccctggcAG gtaaaaaggaaaagctcaagaagtcagcagtgccaggagaACGAAAGGTGAAGAAAACCCCGagtgctgcag aACCAGCTGAGGATGGAGACCCCGAGCCCCCGGCAGAGCCCGGGCTGGAGGCTGAGGGAGCGGAGCCGTCGGATCCAAGGAGTGTCCCGGAGGAGGATGGAAtcccagagcctgcagtgccCATGgagagccagcccagcccctcacctGTGCCAG agcctcCAGGAACGGGCACACCAGGGGAGGAATCCACAGATCCAGCTGGGAAG GACCTCGAGGACCTGTGTGTGGTCCTGGTGTCCAACCTGCCCGACAAGGGATATTCCGTGGAGGAAGTTTCCAACCTGGCAAAGCCCTTTGGAGGCCTGAAGGATATGCTGGTTCTGTCCTCTCACAAGAAG GCATACCTGGAAATCAACAGGAAAGCTGCAGATTCCATGGTGAAGTTCTACACCTGCTTCCCCATGTCCCTGGATGGGAAGCAGCTCTCCATCAGCATGGTGCCTCAGCACCAGACTGTCAGGGATGAA gaaGCCATATTTACTGCCCTGATTAAAGATTCTGACCCTCAG gtgaacACTGAATCCATCCATAACCAGTTTGTGCACCTGGGGAATTTGCCAGATGATGGATACAGGGAGCTGGAAGTGGTTTGTGTGGGGCTTCGCTTCGGGAAGGTCGACCATTATGTTGTGCTGAAGAACAAAAACAAG gcCATCCTGCAGCTGGACACCCCCAGGTCAGCCCGCTCCATGCACAGCTTCCTGCAGCAGTACCCCTACAGCATGGGGGAGCAcaccctcagctgctccctgtccccacgGGGGGACCCTGCCCAG GCCGAAGCTGGGAAGAGAGACCcgaagagggaggaagggagcagAGCAAG CGCTGGCTCGAAAAAGTCTCCCGAGGGGTCAGGAGTGGTGCCAAGAGCAGCTGCTGATCCGCCAGGAGAGCCCAGGGGGGCAAAGAGAGGAGCCACTCCCGCCTCCAGTGGCACGGAGGAGATCCCAGCGGGACAGACGGAGCCCCCCGAGCCCCAGCCGGGAGGAGCAGCCAGGGAGTCCCCTGGGAGCCTGGCCCGGACGGCTGGGGAGGACCTGGATCCTGGGATTGGTGTTCCCCTGAAACCTGCTGGCACCAGATCACCTGGAGAGAGGTCGGAGGAGAAGCCGCTGCCGCCTTCCAGTGCGGGGACGGAAGAGGCTCCTAAAGGTCCCCCTGAACcaaagctgctggagaagggaagcaaGGAGGGGGATGAAGAGTCGTCTGCCCCTGCCGTGGAAGCACTGGGATCggccagcagggctgagggggaTCCAGCAGGCCGTGGGGGGATCCCAGCAGCCGGGGAGGCAGCGGGggccagccctggagcagcgTCCCCCGGGGATGAGGGGGCTCCCGTGGACACGGTGTCACCGGCTGTCACCCAGCCAGCCAACGAgctggctgctcctgggaagAGCCCTGCTCCTGAGCCTGGGAAAAGCAACCCTGAAACGTCTGGAGCTCCGGTGGCCGAGAGGAGACCCGTCCCTAAAACCAGGGAGGCCCCAgggaagagactggatgtggctggagcagaggagggtgTGCTCAAAGCTGGACACGCTGCGGAGGAGAACCCCGGGAAGCTCTTGGGCAAGGCTGGGTTAGAGCTGGAGAAGCAgcttggaaaagcagcagccaaggctggggctgctctggaaGATGCTCCGAGTGCCGTCGGTGGGAGCAACGCGGGAAGTTCGGTCAAAAGCCACCAAAACAAAGGGATGGGAGCAGCAAACCCCGACAGAAGCCACCCGGGAGCTGCACTGAGCCCCTTTTTATCCCTCAAGGAGCCCGCTGTGGGTAAAACCCTCCTGAGGGCAGTGGTGTCTATCCCCGATATCTTCAAGGCCAGGGCCCCAGCGAAGAGCAGCGAGCCCTCCCCGGGCAAAGGGGGGGAGCAGAACCCCCCCAGAGCCGAGGGCCAGGCAGGGGGGGACAAGAAAACCCCCTCCAAAGCAGCCCAGCCCGCAGCAGGGAGCGCCCAGGGGAGAGGGGGCGGCAGCTCCGCAGTGGATGGACAGGGAGGCAGTGGGAGGagctcatcccagcaggagaaGGACTCCCAGGTGGAATCTAGGGCTGGTTCAAAACAGAGCCAAGAGGGAGAGAGTGGAACCCCCGGCACGGAGGAGGACCCCGGCAGCACTCAG GGTCCTGGTGGGGACAGGaccagtggcactggcagcagtGGGAACCAGAAGGAG GAAGAAGAGCTGTTCCCGTTTAACCTGGACGAGTTTGTCACCGTGGACGAGGTGGTGGAGGAGGTGGAGTCTCCGGTCGTGCCGCGGCGAAACCCCCCCAGGGGCAAGAGGAAAGAGGGGGCCAAGCCCAGCCCGTCGGAGCCCGTGTccaagaggaggaaagggaagagctCCGGGGCCAAGGGGGAGCCGTCCTTCGTCACCCTGGACGAGAtcggggaggaggaggacgcgcccgccccgccgggggacccccaggggctgctggtggtggacgaggtgctggaggaggaggagctgtcGGAGGCGGTGAAGGACCCGCAGGCCCTGCTCACCCTGGACGAGATCTCGGAGCAGGAGGAGCCGGGGGCCCCCAGGGACCTCCCCCCGCCCGCCTTCAAGGAGCGGGACCTGAAGGCCGAGCCCCTGGTGACGGTGGACGAGATCGGGGAGGTGGAGGAGCTGCCCCTGAACGAGCCTGCCGAGCTGGGCGGCGACGAGGGCAAGGGCGGCACCGACTTCGCGTCCTCGCAGCTGCCCGACGACCCCGCGGGCCTGGTGACCGTGGATGAGATCCAGGAGGACAACGAGGACAACCCCCTGGTGACCCTGGACGAGGTGAACGAGGAGGAGGACGATTTCCTGGCGGATTTCAACCACCTCAAAGAGGAGCTGAACTTCGTCACGGTCGACGAAGTCggggacgaggaggaggaggaggagaaccCTTCCCCGGGGAAGGGTGCACAcaaggaggaggatgaggaagacATCGTTGCTGTGGCAGGACcagaagaagaggaaatggcTGCCAGTGCAGGACCAGAGGAGGAGGACATTGTTGCTGTTGCAGGACCAGAAGAAATAGGAATTTTGGGGGATCCGAATCCGGAAGAGGAAATCTCTGCAGTCTCCAAGCCAAAAG cagctcagctgggatCAGGAGGGGCAGAACCAGAGCCCAAGCAGAAGAAAGCGACTGTTCTGGGTGACCCCACGAGGCAGAGCACTCCCAAAGGGAAACCCAGAGGAACCACCCCAAACTCTCCAGGCTTTCCTG ccctggACATCCTGGTGCCCAAGGCCGGGTTCTTCTGCCAGATCTGCTCCCTGTTCTACGCCGACGAGCCCTCCATGATCCAGCACTGCCGGACCCCCCTGCACCGGCAGAACATGGAG AAATTCATGGCCAAGCAGCAGGATAACGCCGGGGAGGAGCCGAGCTCCAGGTGA